GACGACCTCGTCGAACGCCCGGACCGTCTCCTCGACACCCTCCGGGGTCGAGAGGTCGTAGCCCGCCGCGAAGGCGTGGGCCGTGTCGAGACAGACGTCGAGATCCTGCTGGCTCTCCTCGAGGACGGTGGCGAGATGTTCGAAGTCGCCGCCGAGTTTCGTCCCACTGCCGGCGTCGGACTCGATCAGGACGGTCACGCCGTCCGGCACGTCGAGTTCGTCCAGCGCGGAGACGGCGTTCGACAGGCCACCCTCGACGCCCGCGCCGGTGTGTGCGCCGAGGTGGACGTTGACGTAGCTGATGTCGAGTTTGTCGGCGGCGTCGACCTCCTGCTGCATCGAGTCGATCGACTTCTCGCGCAGGCCGTCTTTCGGCGTACAGAGGTTGACGAGGTACGACGAGTGGATGACCCACGGCCCGTCGAGCGAGTCGGCGGTGCCCTCGCGGAAGCGCTCGGCCTCCTCGTCGCCGATGTTCGGGTCCTGCCAGACCTGCGGTGAGTGGGTGAATATCTGTCCGCAGTTCCCGCCCACGTCGAGTTGGTTCTCGACCGCGTTGTCGACCCCGCCAGCGATGGATACGTGTGCTCCGACGCGCATACCGGGGGAATGTGGGTGGTCGGCAAAGGCGCTTCGCTCTCGGGCGTGTCGGCATCGGGTCGGTGTGGCTCGATCGCCGCGCAGTCGGTGTAATACGCCGGTACGCCGCCGAGACGTATCAGTTCGACTTCCGTGTCAGGTGTCGTCGTGTGTCGTGGCCGTATCCGTGGTATCGAGTATCACACGCTCGGCACATCAGCGTCCAAACACATATTATCGCGCCGACCGAGGTGGGAGTATGACCGAGTCAGCCGGCCTCGCGGTCGGTGAGACCGCACCGGAGTTCACCGCCCCGCTGGTGCACCCGGACGGCACGACCACCGACACCCCGCTCTCGGAGTTGCTCGCGGAGCGGCCCGTCCTGTTGTCGTTCTACACCGTCGACTTCAGCCCGGACTGCATCGAGGAGTGGTGTTCGTTCCGCGACTTCGACTGGTTCGCCAGCGGCGAGCAGGTGTCGGTCGTGGGCATCAGCAAGTCCGGTCCACGGCTCCACCGCTCCTTTATCGACCGCCTCGATCTGGGCTTCCCGCTGTACTCCGATCCGAACCTCGACGTGGCGAAGGCCTTCGGCGTGGACTACCGCGCGTTCAAACTGTTCTCGCGGTCGCGCCGGTCCTGCTTCCTGATCGACACCGACCGGACGATCCGCTACCGCTGGGTCGGCGAGCACTGGCTCGACCCGACGCGGGACACCCCGCCCGTGGGCGAGATTCACGACGCCATCCGCGAGGAACTGGGCGACCCCGACACCGAGCAGTTCGGCATGGGTGGCTTCTGACGTTGCTCGTCTCGGCGGGCGGACCACCTCGGCAAGAGGCCGAGGTGTCCGTTCAGACCACCCCGGCATGAGGCCGAGGTGTCCGTTCAGACCACCCCGGCATGAGGCCGAGGTGTCCTCTCAGACCACCCCGGTAAGAGGCCGGGCTGTCCTCTCAGACCACCCCGGCATGAGGCCGGGCTGTCCTCTCAGACCACGTCGCCTCTGACGGTCGTCCCGGTCTGTTCGGCGCGGTAGGCGCGCATCGCGTCGGCCGCGTCGCTCGCCTCGCCTTCCTCGACGCCGAGCATCTCCAGTGCGCCCGAGAGCGTCGGGAACGGGAGTTCGCCGCCGCGTAGTTTCTCGAAGGACTCCTCGGCGACCTGTCCGTCGGCCCAGAGTTGGACGCCACGGGGATCGAGAATCTGCTCGTAGCGGTCGCGGGTCAGCGCGCCCTTCAGTCGCTGGGTCACGTTGTCGTCGAAACTCGCGTTGCAGACTTCGAGGTGGATCGGTTCGTCCTCGTCCAGCAGGTGCGCGGCGAGACAGCGCTCGGGTGCGGCGTGGCCGTTGTCGTTCGCCCGGACGTACTCG
This genomic window from Salinirubrum litoreum contains:
- a CDS encoding deoxyribonuclease IV; translated protein: MRVGAHVSIAGGVDNAVENQLDVGGNCGQIFTHSPQVWQDPNIGDEEAERFREGTADSLDGPWVIHSSYLVNLCTPKDGLREKSIDSMQQEVDAADKLDISYVNVHLGAHTGAGVEGGLSNAVSALDELDVPDGVTVLIESDAGSGTKLGGDFEHLATVLEESQQDLDVCLDTAHAFAAGYDLSTPEGVEETVRAFDEVVGLDHLECIHLNDSKHACGTNKDEHAHIGEGLIGEDGMRAFLTHPDLVDVPLVLETPTEDGKSFAWNIDRVREWHA
- a CDS encoding redoxin domain-containing protein, translated to MTESAGLAVGETAPEFTAPLVHPDGTTTDTPLSELLAERPVLLSFYTVDFSPDCIEEWCSFRDFDWFASGEQVSVVGISKSGPRLHRSFIDRLDLGFPLYSDPNLDVAKAFGVDYRAFKLFSRSRRSCFLIDTDRTIRYRWVGEHWLDPTRDTPPVGEIHDAIREELGDPDTEQFGMGGF
- a CDS encoding DUF7095 family protein, which translates into the protein MDRDAALDRVAQLIETVESDTLPVPIREVWVYGDVALGLDPIDRLDVYVTKDILLRGDGEAAERFERELGVKGVGRSVRAEWAEQYPEYVRANDNGHAAPERCLAAHLLDEDEPIHLEVCNASFDDNVTQRLKGALTRDRYEQILDPRGVQLWADGQVAEESFEKLRGGELPFPTLSGALEMLGVEEGEASDAADAMRAYRAEQTGTTVRGDVV